From the Actinomyces sp. zg-332 genome, the window CTATATATTTATTAGCCAGCTCAGCTAAATGGTAAGTTGGGGTTAGTTTTGAAATATTTTGTAACCACGATGGAAAAATACTCACAGGCATCCATAGCCCGCCAAGCATAGCTAATCCTAAGTAAATAATATTAGAAACAGCACTCATTGTTTCTTTAGAAGAAATCATACTAATTGCAAGACCAATTCCCAAAAATGTTGTGCTACCAATTGTTAGTAGCATACCACTAACTAGCCAGTCTGTAAGAGGCATTTGAACATTTTTTATGAAGTAACCAGTAGCAAATACAAGAATAATGGCAATAACAAAATATGCTAGTATACGTATAACTTTAGCAAGATAATACTTACTCATCGGAATAGGCG encodes:
- a CDS encoding ABC transporter permease, encoding MKSLIALLKIEYLFTKRSLIAFGLGVFMPIAFFLIFSSINGSDNAPENIMRHFLISMTSFSCLSFAFFAFPISMVEAKENNWEKIIVHSPIPMSKYYLAKVIRILAYFVIAIILVFATGYFIKNVQMPLTDWLVSGMLLTIGSTTFLGIGLAISMISSKETMSAVSNIIYLGLAMLGGLWMPVSIFPSWLQNISKLTPTYHLAELANKYIDKHTFATESFMILTAYAVLFVAVSLVIARRKRVR